From the genome of Lentimonas sp. CC4, one region includes:
- a CDS encoding DUF1080 domain-containing protein, with product MKNRIKPLQILVALTVMSFTSSSLANTSAVPEDLLGFWSLDVDSGEPAWMHVEEQDGEPVVTMRLYVGPEGPYDDAQIQDGRLTFTLNKSKTKRSKIVVARTVDVGLINGKLDGVIVATPNNGGPVTQKHFTGKWVTPMPESAPDLSTVRFGQPKAIFNGKDLTGWRLHETDKKNGWSVEDGMLVNNTPKTDFSATGAYSNIRSEAEFEDFWLHIEFLIEANRNSGVYLRGMYEAQVVDRDSRMQGLQGVGAIFSRIAPSVNAGKRPGEWQTYDLTLVDRHVTVVLNGVKVIDNQPVIGPTGGAIYTDPSAPGPIYLQGDHTAVKYKNIYLAPVLED from the coding sequence ATGAAAAATCGGATCAAACCGTTGCAAATACTGGTGGCACTGACCGTCATGAGCTTCACCTCAAGCTCTCTAGCGAACACTTCAGCGGTGCCGGAAGATCTGCTAGGGTTTTGGAGCTTGGATGTCGACTCGGGCGAGCCTGCTTGGATGCACGTAGAGGAACAAGACGGGGAACCCGTGGTGACTATGCGACTCTACGTCGGCCCTGAAGGTCCCTATGATGATGCCCAGATCCAGGACGGACGACTCACGTTTACACTGAACAAAAGTAAAACTAAGAGGAGTAAAATCGTGGTCGCTAGAACCGTCGATGTCGGCCTCATAAACGGCAAGCTCGACGGTGTGATTGTCGCCACGCCCAATAATGGCGGACCTGTCACCCAAAAGCATTTCACTGGCAAATGGGTGACGCCCATGCCGGAATCGGCTCCTGATCTAAGCACAGTTCGCTTTGGTCAGCCGAAAGCGATTTTCAACGGAAAAGATCTCACGGGATGGCGCCTGCACGAGACCGATAAGAAAAACGGCTGGAGTGTTGAGGACGGCATGCTGGTCAACAATACACCAAAGACCGACTTCAGTGCAACTGGAGCCTACTCGAACATTCGCAGCGAGGCCGAATTCGAAGATTTCTGGCTTCACATTGAGTTCCTGATCGAGGCAAATCGCAATAGCGGGGTGTATCTGCGAGGCATGTATGAAGCGCAAGTAGTTGACCGCGATAGTCGAATGCAAGGCCTCCAAGGCGTCGGTGCGATCTTTAGCCGTATCGCGCCGTCGGTGAATGCCGGAAAGCGCCCCGGAGAATGGCAGACCTATGATCTCACACTAGTAGACCGCCATGTCACTGTAGTGCTCAACGGTGTGAAAGTGATCGATAATCAACCAGTGATTGGACCGACAGGCGGTGCCATATACACGGATCCCTCCGCCCCCGGCCCAATCTACCTGCAAGGCGACCACACCGCGGTAAAATACAAGAACATCTATCTGGCACCTGTCTTGGAAGATTGA
- a CDS encoding sugar phosphate isomerase/epimerase family protein encodes MNFFKTVLANWRHASSIGHLLIASTLLGQSHALAKSEFKVGTCDWTLRMDADVEAFYFAERVGLQGVQFTFGAAGEGLDLRTRANRDLFRQTIRRTGVACSSLGIGRLNKIPLASTDEGEQLVVDCIAAMALLQTESAEFNDPDFAARVSPQIVLLAFFNKGDINGQPALIESVITKLKRLAPMAESHGLTLGLETRLCEADHRYILESVDSPALKVFYDVANSASMGYDIYAELESLGTDNICQIHLKEMKALLGNGSIDFPRIKGILKTMDYQGWLILEGATPKGMDRLEASKANATYALELFGR; translated from the coding sequence ATGAATTTCTTCAAAACAGTGTTAGCCAATTGGCGGCACGCGTCATCGATCGGTCATTTACTCATCGCGTCGACATTGCTGGGGCAATCACATGCGTTAGCGAAGTCGGAGTTCAAGGTCGGCACGTGTGATTGGACGCTGCGGATGGATGCCGACGTTGAAGCATTTTATTTTGCCGAGCGAGTCGGCCTACAAGGGGTTCAGTTTACCTTTGGTGCCGCTGGCGAGGGACTGGATCTGCGCACCCGTGCCAATCGCGATCTATTTCGTCAGACCATCAGGCGAACTGGTGTCGCCTGTTCCTCATTGGGAATCGGACGACTGAACAAAATCCCTCTGGCATCAACGGACGAAGGCGAACAGCTCGTCGTCGACTGCATCGCTGCAATGGCGCTGCTCCAGACTGAGTCAGCCGAATTCAACGATCCCGACTTCGCTGCTCGAGTTTCGCCACAGATCGTATTGCTGGCGTTTTTCAACAAAGGAGACATCAACGGCCAACCCGCTCTCATCGAAAGCGTCATCACCAAGCTGAAGCGACTCGCGCCCATGGCAGAGTCACACGGCTTAACGCTCGGCCTTGAAACGCGACTCTGTGAGGCGGACCACCGATATATATTGGAAAGCGTCGATTCCCCTGCGTTGAAGGTGTTCTACGACGTAGCGAACTCAGCCAGCATGGGCTACGATATCTATGCGGAATTAGAAAGTCTTGGCACCGATAACATCTGCCAGATTCACCTCAAGGAAATGAAGGCATTACTTGGTAATGGCTCCATCGACTTCCCACGAATCAAAGGTATTTTGAAGACGATGGACTATCAGGGATGGTTGATCCTCGAAGGCGCGACACCGAAGGGCATGGATCGTCTCGAAGCTAGTAAAGCCAATGCTACCTACGCATTGGAACTGTTTGGGCGCTGA
- a CDS encoding alpha/beta hydrolase, with amino-acid sequence MKKLLFTLGLCLIFTATASAEVTRERDVVYQHFEGTAMTMDVLMPDNPNGLGIVSIVSGGWKSHHGRVKEDFGKLYTDAGYTVFAIFHGSQPRYQVREIMGFMHRAVRFIRTNADRWNIDPNRIGVTGSSAGGHLSLILATTGAPGNPTAKDAVERASSAVQAAAVFYPPVDYLNWREAGDDAVGVGPQSRWQPAFGPESATAEGRQALGRAMSSIYHINEHTAPTLIVHGDADPIVPLYQSERFKEVAESHGVPVQLIVKSGGKHGWPNRADDEILFLDWFNQQLQP; translated from the coding sequence ATGAAGAAGCTCCTCTTTACCCTCGGGCTCTGTCTAATTTTCACTGCGACGGCCTCCGCCGAAGTGACCCGCGAACGTGATGTCGTTTACCAACACTTCGAAGGCACAGCAATGACAATGGACGTGTTAATGCCGGATAACCCAAACGGTCTAGGCATCGTGAGCATCGTCAGTGGTGGTTGGAAGTCCCACCACGGCAGAGTGAAGGAAGACTTCGGCAAACTGTATACAGACGCTGGATACACGGTCTTTGCGATTTTCCACGGTTCACAACCGCGCTACCAAGTCCGCGAAATTATGGGATTTATGCACCGAGCGGTGCGCTTCATCCGAACCAACGCAGATCGGTGGAATATAGATCCAAATCGAATCGGAGTCACCGGTTCGAGTGCAGGCGGCCATTTGAGTCTGATCCTCGCAACTACCGGCGCCCCCGGCAATCCCACGGCGAAGGACGCAGTTGAACGGGCCAGCAGCGCGGTGCAGGCAGCTGCGGTATTTTATCCACCCGTCGACTATCTGAATTGGCGCGAGGCCGGTGACGATGCTGTCGGCGTGGGTCCACAGTCACGCTGGCAACCAGCCTTTGGCCCCGAGTCGGCTACGGCAGAGGGACGGCAAGCGCTAGGTCGCGCGATGTCATCCATCTACCACATTAATGAACACACCGCTCCCACTTTGATCGTGCACGGTGATGCGGATCCAATCGTTCCGCTGTATCAATCCGAGCGATTTAAGGAAGTTGCGGAGTCACACGGCGTTCCAGTTCAGCTCATTGTGAAATCGGGAGGCAAACACGGCTGGCCGAATCGTGCCGACGACGAAATTTTATTTCTCGATTGGTTCAATCAACAGCTACAACCTTAA